A single window of Balaenoptera ricei isolate mBalRic1 chromosome 15, mBalRic1.hap2, whole genome shotgun sequence DNA harbors:
- the ACTR5 gene encoding actin-related protein 5 — MAAASAAGPPTNVFPFRDARAAPDPVLEAGPVAHGPLPVPLVLDNGSFQARAGWACPGPDPGPEPRLQFRAVCARGRGGARGGAGPQVGNALGSLEPLRWMLRSPFDRNVPVNLELQELLLDYSFQHLGVSSQGCVDHPIVLTEAVCNPLYSRQMMSELLFECYGIPTVAYGIDSLFSFYHNNPKNLISSGLIISSGYQCTHILPILEGRLDAKNCKRINLGGSQAAGYLQRLLQLKYPGHLAAITLSRMEEILHEHSYIAEDYVEELQKWRCPDYYENNVHKMQLPFSSKLLGSTLTSEEKQERRQQQLRRLQELNARRREEKLQLDQERLDRLLYVQELLEDGQMDQFHKALIELNMDSPEELQSYIQKLSAAVEQAKQKILQAEASLEVDVVDSKPETPDLGQLEPSLEDVENINDFEPLFSEETPEVEKPVTTVQPVFNLAAYHQLFVGTERIRAPEIIFQPSLIGEEQAGIAETLQYILDRYPKDVQELLVQNVFLTGGNMMYPGMKVRIEKELLEMRPFQSSFQVQLASNPVLDAWYGARDWALDHLDNEDVWITRKEYEEKGGGYLKEHCASNVYVPIRLPKQASRATEAQASGKGSAASGGGPGEQA, encoded by the exons ATGGCGGCGGCCAGTGCAGCAGGGCCGCCTACGAACGTGTTCCCGTTCCGCGATGCCCGCGCCGCGCCGGATCCGGTGTTGGAGGCCGGTCCGGTGGCGCACGGGCCACTGCCGGTGCCTCTGGTGCTGGACAACGGGTCGTTCCAGGCCCGCGCAGGCTGGGCTTGCCCCGGGCCGGACCCGGGCCCCGAGCCCCGGCTGCAGTTCCGCGCCGTGTGCGcccgcgggcggggcggggctcggGGCGGGGCGGGTCCGCAGGTAGGCAACGCGCTGGGCAGCCTGGAGCCGCTGCGCTGGATGCTGCGATCGCCCTTCGACCGCAACGTGCCGGTGAACCtggagctgcaggagctgctgcTTGACTACAGCTTCCAGCATCTGGGTGTCTCCTCACAg GGCTGTGTCGATCATCCCATAGTTTTGACAGAAGCCGTGTGCAACCCACTGTATTCACGACAGATGATGTCCGAGCTTCTCTTTGAGTGCTATGGGATTCCTACGGTTGCCTATGgaatagacagcctcttcagcTTCTACCACAATAATCCAAAGAACCTGATTTCCAGCGGGCTCATCATTTCATCTGGATACCAGTGTACACATATTTTGCCCATCTTAGAAGGGAG GTTGGATGCTAAAAACTGCAAACGCATCAACCTGGGAGGAAGCCAAGCAGCTGGCTACCTCCAGCGTCTCCTGCAGCTGAAGTATCCTGGGCACCTGGCAGCCATCACTCTCAGCCGCATGGAGGAGATCCTGCACGAGCACAGCTACATCGCTGAGGATTATGTGGAAG AATTGCAGAAATGGCGGTGCCCCGATTACTATGAGAACAATGTCCACAAGATGCAGCTCCCGTTTTCCAGCAAGCTCCTGGGCAGCACCCTGACCTCCGAGGAGAAGCAGGAGAGGCGGCAGCAGCAACTGCGGCGGCTGCAGGAGCTGAACGCGCGGCGGCGGGAGGAGAAGCTGCAGCTGGATCAGGAGCGGCTGGACCGGCTGCTCTACGTGCAG GAGCTCCTAGAGGACGGCCAGATGGATCAGTTTCACAAGGCCCTGATAGAGCTGAACATGGACTCCCCGGAAGAGCTGCAGTCCTACATACAGAAGCTCAGTGCCGCAGTGGAGCAGGCGAAGCAGAAGATCCTTCAAGCAGAAGCCAGCCTCGAGGTGGACGTGGTGGACAGCAAGCCAGAG ACCCCTGACCTGGGGCAGCTCGAACCGTCTCTGGAAGACGTGGAAAACATCAACGATTTCGAGCCCTTGTTTTCGGAGGAAACGCCCGAAGTGGAGAAGCCGGTGACCACGGTCCAG CCCGTGTTTAACTTGGCAGCATATCATCAGCTGTTTGTTGGGACAGAAAGAATTCGAGCTCCAGAAATTATCTTCCAGCCGTCTCTCATCGGGGAGGAGCAGGCCGGCATAGCTGAGACCCTCCAGTACATTCTGGACAG GTACCCAAAGGATGTTCAGGAGTTGCTGGTTCAGAACGTTTTCCTCACTGGCGGGAACATGATGTATCCTGGGATGAAGGTCAGAATCGAGAAGGAGCTGTTGGAGATGAGACCCTTTCAGTCTTCCTTTCAG GTTCAGCTGGCCTCGAACCCTGTGCTGGACGCCTGGTACGGTGCTCGCGACTGGGCCTTGGACCACCTGGACAACGAGGACGTCTGGATCACCAGGAAGGAATatgaagagaagggaggaggctACCTCAAGGAGCACTGTGCTTCCAACGTGTACGTCCCCATCCGCCTGCCCAAGCAGGCTTCGCGCGCCACGGAAGCGCAGGCATCCGGCAAAGGCTCGGCGGCCAGCGGAGGCGGGCCCGGCGAGCAGGCGTAG